In one Dermatophagoides farinae isolate YC_2012a chromosome 4, ASM2471394v1, whole genome shotgun sequence genomic region, the following are encoded:
- the Es2 gene encoding ess-2 splicing factor homolog yields the protein MDSKTIVPYKDDDDDDKSVEQINDFKLQIISNSSDIDHQTKVKKRKVLDEDEFSRKIGSIIERDFFPDLTKTRLELELQDAIKNNDFEKISRLVRKKIEQNNGKQKNANMTDTPANFCTPASTLNDDEIRFQKIDPRDQEDDEETSDQMNNETNLSLNKFLNKFTSEDSDSFQKLQDKAIKKHLERLEFLNSDSQLNNEIVEQSLELPSIDTQQMIMNANQSTKESQSVANRLVTWKHSNTNTVMFDPEGVKLTKDEIEHFKSRQIIVHENTRFKTNPFQTNVNSQPVNNTNPLQSGKIGVDGKEVNGNKTPSVNGFSFVPSTPCLRPESLANSPLMTWGAIEATPINLKGDTTPLLHSGGGSHFKIPEISEKESIGKELANRILLKKKAAAQENRMNSPFVKGTSNLERLNSMSPAARLLATKKLGVHKNVDNRLQASYSPLMTAATTPTPRRLVTPSPLTLSSSVTPKSDSITKANSNNDSDQKMNKRPKASHFF from the exons ATGGATTCCAAAACAATTGTACCttataaagatgatgatgatgatgacaaatcggttgaacaaatcaatgattttaaacTTCAAATCATATCTAATTCATCGGATATAGATCATCAGacaaaagtgaaaaaacgaaaagttttagatgaagatgaatttAGCCGAAAAATTGGTTCAATTATTGAAcgagatttttttcccgatTTAACAAAAACGCGACTAGAATTGGAACTACAAGAtgcaatcaaaaataatgattttgaaaagaTTTCACGAttagtgagaaaaaaaattgaacaaaacaatggtaaacaaaaaaatgctaATATGACTGATACGCCAGCCAATTTTTGTACGCCTGCATccacattgaatgatgatgagattcgTTTTCAAAA aatCGATCCTAGAGAtcaagaagatgatgaagaaacgTCCGACCAGATGAACAACGAAACAAATCTAagtttgaataaatttctcAATAAATTTACATCAGAAGATAgtgattcatttcaaaaattacAAGATAAAGCGattaaaaaacatttggaaAGATTGGAATTTCTAAATAGTGATTCACAgctaaataatgaaattgtcGAACAATCACTGGAATTACCATCAATTGATACACAacagatgattatgaatgcAAATCAATCGACAAAAGAATCACAATCAGTTGCAAACAGATTAGTCACATGGAAACATTCGAATACAAATACTGTCATGTTCGATCCGGAAGGTGTCAAATTAACaaaagatgaaattgaacattTCAAATCACGACAAATTATCGTTCATGAAAATACACGtttcaaaacaaatccaTTTCAAACGAATGTTAATTCACAACCAGTTAATAATACAAATCCATTGCAATCGGGAAAAATTGGTGTAGATGGAAAAGAAGTTAATGGGAACAAAACTCCAAGTGTAAAtggtttttcattcgttcCCAGTACACCTTGTTTACGACCAGAAAGTCTAGCCAATTCTCCATTGATGACTTGGGGAGCTATCGAAGCCACaccaatcaatttaaaaGGTGATACAACCCCATTATTACATTCTGGTGGTGGATCACATTTTAAAATTCCTGAAATATCTGAAAAAGAATCTATCGGAAAAGAATTAGCCAATCgaatattattgaaaaagaaagcaGCAGCTCAAGAAAATCGTATGAATAGTCCATTCGTGAAAGGTACATCGAACTTAGAACGATTAAATTCAATGTCACCAGCTGCACGATTattagcaacaaaaaaattgggtGTCCATAAAAATGTTGACAATCGATTACAGGCCAGTTATTCACCATTAATGACGGCCgcaacaacaccaacaccaaGACGTTTAGTGACGCCATCACCAttgacattatcatcatctgtcACACCAAAATCAGATTCAATAACGAAGGCTAATAGTAACAACGATAGTGAtcagaaaatgaataaaagacCTAAAgcatcacattttttttga
- the LOC124490565 gene encoding glucose-6-phosphate exchanger SLC37A2 isoform X2 yields MLRIPIGIHCFIHERFRSLNIYRSLVLLLTYLAYASYHLSRRPFSIVKSVLTCTDNNNHTSNNCGWPPFNQHDSETLLGLLDSAFLFAYAFGMFFSGFLAERCNLRYFLAMGMLLSGLLNYTIGLAFYYNIHSLSFFIIFQILSGILQTTGWPAVVTCIGHWFSKSSRGVLFGIWNSHTNVGNILGAIVAGAFVDYNWGLSFMIPGLIIGLAGFLIFLFLVPRPEDVGIPSAIIHGPSSNHLIISDQQYPSESIFQSSEDSGVYGHNNNSVGNSDSHNHRRIIRNNDIESNMEEDSPLLCSLDDSAINVHIPEKNAISFFQALKIPGVIEFSICLFFAKLVSYTFLFWLPFYINYSMHSSSSNSAFLSAFFDLGGIIGGILAGFIVDRYGASAITCVGMLSMAIPSLLLYYNYGNTSNMMNIILQIITGTFVNGPYALITTAVSAELGTKVKSSQALATVTAIIDGTGSMGAAIGPLLSGPLARIGWSYVFVMVIISDTLALLSLLRIARQEYLRLRAN; encoded by the exons ATGTTGCGAATTCCAATCGGAATTCATTGCTTTATTCATGAACGTTTTCGATCATTAAACATCTATAGATCTCTTGTACTATTATTAACATATCTAGCATATGCTAGTTATCATCTAAGTCGTCGTCCATTCAGTATTGTTAAAAGTGTTCTTACTTGTAcagacaataataatcatacatCGAATAATTGTGGTTGGCCACCATTCAATCAACATGATTCTGAAACATTACTTGGATTATTGGATTCAgcatttttatttgcttATGCATTTGGAATGTTTTTCTCCGGTTTTCTTGCCGAACGTTGTAATTTACGATATTTCCTAGCAATGGGAATGTTATTGAGTGGTTTACTCAACTATACAATCGGTTTAGctttttattataatatacattcattatcattttttatcatttttcaaattctttctG GCATACTTCAAACAACTGGATGGCCAGCTGTTGTCACTTGTATTGGCCATTGGTTTAGTAAATCATCACGTGGTGTTCTTTTCGGTATTTGGAATTCACATACAAATGTTGGCAACATTCTTGGAGCAATTGTTGCTGGTgcttttgttgattataattggGGACTAAGTTTTATGATACCCGGCCTGATTATTGGTTTAGCCGGATTTTTaatctttttatttcttgttcCTC GCCCTGAAGATGTTGGAATTCCATCGGCTATAATACATggaccatcatcaaatcatttaataATCAGCGATCAACAATATCCATCTGAATCGATATTTCAATCATCCGAAGATTCCGGTGTTTAtggtcataataataatagtgttGGTAACAGTGACAGTCATAATCATCGACGAATTATtcgtaataatgatattgaatcC AATATGGAAGAGGATAGTCCATTACTTTGTTCATTGGATGATAGTGCCATAAATGTTCATATACCGGAAAAGAATGccatatcattttttcaggCATTAAAAATTcct ggtgtaattgaattttctatATGTCTATTTTTTGCCAAATTGGTTAGCTATACATTTCTATTTTGGTTACCATTTTATATTAATTATTCAA tgcatagttcatcatcaaattcagcTTTTCTTTCCGCTTTTTTTGATCTTGGTGGTATTATTGGTGGTATTTTAGCCGGATTTATTGTCGATCGTTATGGTGCTAGTGCTATTACCTGTGTTGGAATGCTCAGTATGGCTATACCATCG ctattattatattacaaCTATGGTAATACATCAAACATGATGAACATTATATTGCAAATAATAACCGGCACATTTGTTAATGGACCATATGCATTGATAACAACGGCCGTATCGGCTGAACTTGGTACAAAAGTTAAATCAAGTCAAGCATTGGCTACAGTTACTGCTATTATCGATGGTACCGGTTCAATGGGCGCTGCTATTGGACCATTATTAAGTGGACCATTAGCCCGAATAGGTTGGAGCTATGTATTCGTTATGGTCATCATATCCGATACGTtagcattattatcattgttacgAATTGCACGACAAGAATATTTACGTTTACGTgcaaattaa
- the LOC124490565 gene encoding glucose-6-phosphate exchanger SLC37A2 isoform X1, producing MLRIPIGIHCFIHERFRSLNIYRSLVLLLTYLAYASYHLSRRPFSIVKSVLTCTDNNNHTSNNCGWPPFNQHDSETLLGLLDSAFLFAYAFGMFFSGFLAERCNLRYFLAMGMLLSGLLNYTIGLAFYYNIHSLSFFIIFQILSGILQTTGWPAVVTCIGHWFSKSSRGVLFGIWNSHTNVGNILGAIVAGAFVDYNWGLSFMIPGLIIGLAGFLIFLFLVPRPEDVGIPSAIIHGPSSNHLIISDQQYPSESIFQSSEDSGVYGHNNNSVGNSDSHNHRRIIRNNDIESSQNMEEDSPLLCSLDDSAINVHIPEKNAISFFQALKIPGVIEFSICLFFAKLVSYTFLFWLPFYINYSMHSSSSNSAFLSAFFDLGGIIGGILAGFIVDRYGASAITCVGMLSMAIPSLLLYYNYGNTSNMMNIILQIITGTFVNGPYALITTAVSAELGTKVKSSQALATVTAIIDGTGSMGAAIGPLLSGPLARIGWSYVFVMVIISDTLALLSLLRIARQEYLRLRAN from the exons ATGTTGCGAATTCCAATCGGAATTCATTGCTTTATTCATGAACGTTTTCGATCATTAAACATCTATAGATCTCTTGTACTATTATTAACATATCTAGCATATGCTAGTTATCATCTAAGTCGTCGTCCATTCAGTATTGTTAAAAGTGTTCTTACTTGTAcagacaataataatcatacatCGAATAATTGTGGTTGGCCACCATTCAATCAACATGATTCTGAAACATTACTTGGATTATTGGATTCAgcatttttatttgcttATGCATTTGGAATGTTTTTCTCCGGTTTTCTTGCCGAACGTTGTAATTTACGATATTTCCTAGCAATGGGAATGTTATTGAGTGGTTTACTCAACTATACAATCGGTTTAGctttttattataatatacattcattatcattttttatcatttttcaaattctttctG GCATACTTCAAACAACTGGATGGCCAGCTGTTGTCACTTGTATTGGCCATTGGTTTAGTAAATCATCACGTGGTGTTCTTTTCGGTATTTGGAATTCACATACAAATGTTGGCAACATTCTTGGAGCAATTGTTGCTGGTgcttttgttgattataattggGGACTAAGTTTTATGATACCCGGCCTGATTATTGGTTTAGCCGGATTTTTaatctttttatttcttgttcCTC GCCCTGAAGATGTTGGAATTCCATCGGCTATAATACATggaccatcatcaaatcatttaataATCAGCGATCAACAATATCCATCTGAATCGATATTTCAATCATCCGAAGATTCCGGTGTTTAtggtcataataataatagtgttGGTAACAGTGACAGTCATAATCATCGACGAATTATtcgtaataatgatattgaatcC tCACAGAATATGGAAGAGGATAGTCCATTACTTTGTTCATTGGATGATAGTGCCATAAATGTTCATATACCGGAAAAGAATGccatatcattttttcaggCATTAAAAATTcct ggtgtaattgaattttctatATGTCTATTTTTTGCCAAATTGGTTAGCTATACATTTCTATTTTGGTTACCATTTTATATTAATTATTCAA tgcatagttcatcatcaaattcagcTTTTCTTTCCGCTTTTTTTGATCTTGGTGGTATTATTGGTGGTATTTTAGCCGGATTTATTGTCGATCGTTATGGTGCTAGTGCTATTACCTGTGTTGGAATGCTCAGTATGGCTATACCATCG ctattattatattacaaCTATGGTAATACATCAAACATGATGAACATTATATTGCAAATAATAACCGGCACATTTGTTAATGGACCATATGCATTGATAACAACGGCCGTATCGGCTGAACTTGGTACAAAAGTTAAATCAAGTCAAGCATTGGCTACAGTTACTGCTATTATCGATGGTACCGGTTCAATGGGCGCTGCTATTGGACCATTATTAAGTGGACCATTAGCCCGAATAGGTTGGAGCTATGTATTCGTTATGGTCATCATATCCGATACGTtagcattattatcattgttacgAATTGCACGACAAGAATATTTACGTTTACGTgcaaattaa
- the Spt6 gene encoding transcription elongation factor Spt6 has protein sequence MADFFDREAVSSEGSEDEEVREDIRRHKKLKTHKKTRVGSDEDSEEEEEDDDEIIAREMKDLINDDVEEEEDDDDVDSEDDIGRGHKRSHDDDDLEEDLEDDDYDLLEENLGRRIERKKKFRRVRRLEDDDEDDEEDRGDTLNAREAIANELFDDDDGFGNADQQQLNRAQNRGIREPSDDQFAPIDSEHSESDEDNFIVDDNDQPIVAKQRSKRGVGYNDQALQQAQDIFGVDFDFDVFDDNAEFDEEEMEEDYDEEGLEDRARETGKKKRQRLPKKSIFDLYEPAELERSHLTEADNEIRNTDAPERFQTRSFPVTAAELNEIRDESEWIYRNLYEMPTITKQDKSHGIRQPLAGAKPRSTINVISQVLKYIRNEKLSIPFLAYYRKEYYAPDLSINDLWLIFNWDEKWCQLNERKRNLLKLLENMKDYQLSLMMKNTEDDQPLPDDFRRITDKDLQRAKSIQSFEEFNDCYIQFQLYYSHELTDMKKFLLQQKRSARERKRLQRAQERQQQQQQQQRNTENGESVNNENNDMNNATTEELSDEDEKVEELMLAERMTFMRLSMKKDSYSFCRDSGAGRMASRFGLTPEQFGEHISEGYHKHEIEQHPVDPLEAAQEHISKRFDTADKVLQAATFMVGKQLSCDPLVRKTVRQMFYERATITVRPTKKGKKEIDESHSCYALKYLRNKPISSFAGDQFLQLYAAKNDGLVDMIITLDDNTQKHSSSMSTASTSMMANDLATNKQAFSQYLEEIKYLYQRDEFSKNVQDWNDQRSKALDIALNRFLYPFLLKELTTKILSEAQHTIIQHCADKLASYLAIGPYVPAFIQEDKDHDESYDNDFDTRNGIRIMGFAHVPNNEEASFCALIDGDGEVTDYIKLEHFMLKRVEGGSFSYKDREKLQNFIVSKKPHVIALGTDTIVTKDVMDDLIQMIRHLHDTKHFPLIPIEYVDSELSIVYMNTKRANADFPTYPLKLRQAISLARRLQDPLLEFAQLCSADEEILCLKLHPLQDSVPRETLLNALFAEFVNRVNEVGVDINKCIIHPYTSSLIQFIGGLGPRKGAYLLRTLKKQQTQLLENRSQLIQNCNIGKIVFINCAGFIKIDTNAFADSGTDTYIEVLDSTRVHPEAYEWARKMAVDALDYDEDNDHNPAQALEEIIENPEKLRDLDLDEFAKELHRQQFGLKKQTLYDIRTELTDRYQDKRKPYRPPNDEEIFQLLTGENLTTFHTGRLVQVRVAGIVRRKPKTEQVDQAQPIRMETGLWKCPFCLKDDFNELGEVWNHFDTNQCPGQAFGVRARLDNGLTGIIPLKFLSDKEVSDPQTRVKMGMTINCRILKVIIERFSLELTCRTSDLIDANNRFKPAKDNYYDFDSEDRDIRSEEDSKKRKNRQRTFMKRIIVHPSFHNIDFKKSEQILAESPQGEAVIRPSSKGNDHLTLSWKVHDGIHQNISIREEGKTNAFSLGRQLFIDNESFEDLDEIIARYVQPMAGFARDLINFKYFRDLNGDRHAAEKVLNEEKQKAPSRIPYIVSASKEFPGKFLLSYQPNQKAFHEFITATPDGFKYRNNMFKSINTLFKWFKDHYKDHSTFTRTPGPQTPIINASPYISQRTPQATTSPYVSGSNISSSNKPGFVPTPNINPQAIQRAAQSMPNHLFNTLSQVTGQTSSFNGNFAPTSNVQLAASGNFNVAQRNNVFPATAAAGGSLPYSAGQTNMMPPPPPLPPVPNTIPVQNNRPGSRGGNQWSDLLKQPSTTDWHSNRNNHHHNNRTMPPPLQPSLLPSSSSTSLQQSSMMISPSSNNIIPLMNKPRTPGYSTPGASSQMSISPMQEDTTATPNIIKGGDQTPLVDEWN, from the exons atggCCGATTTTTTCGATCGTGAAGCCGTATCATCTGAAGGTAGTGAAGATGAAGAGGTACGTGAAGATATTCGTCGTCataaaaaactaaaaacccataaaaaaacaagagtTGGTTCGGATGAAGAttcagaagaagaagaagaagatgatg ATGAAATAATCGCACGGGAAATGAAAgatttgatcaatgatgatgtcgaagaagaagaagatgatgatgatgttgattccGAAGATGATATTGGTCGTGGTCATAAACgttcacatgatgatgatgatctggaAGAGGATttagaagatgatgattatgatttacTTGAAGAAAATCTTGGTCGTCGAATtgaacgaaagaaaaaatttcgtcgTGTACGTCGACTTGaagatgacgatgaagatgatgaagaggaTCGTGGTGATACATTGAATGCACGTGAAGCTATAGCCAATgaattattcgatgatgatgatggtttcgGCAACGcagatcaacaacaattgaatcgtGCACAAAATCGAGGCATTCGTGAACCGagtgatgatcaatttgcTCCCATAGATTCCGAACATTCAGAATCGGATGAAGATAATTTTattgtcgatgataatgatcagcCGATTGTGGCGAAGCAACGATCCAAACGTGGCGTTGGTTACAATGATCAAGCATTGCAACAAGCACAGGATATATTCGGAgtcgattttgatttcgatgtatttgatgataatgccgaattcgatgaagaagaaatggaagaagattatgatgaagaagGTCTTGAAGATCGTGCTCGCGAAACGGGTAAAAAGAAACGACAACGATTGCCCAAAAAAAGTATATTCGATCTCTATGAACCGGCTGAATTAGAACGTAGCCATCTTACTGAAGCTGATAATGAAATACGTAATACAGATGCTCCGGAACGTTTTCAGACACGATCATTCCCAGTTACAGCAGccgaattgaatgaaattcgtGATGAATCTGAATGGATATATAGGAATCTTTATGAAATGCCAACGATAACGAAACAGGATAAAAGTCATGGTATACGACAACCATTGGCTGGTGCAAAACCAcgatcaacaatcaatgtcATATCACAAGTATTGAAATAtattcgaaatgaaaaactgaGCATACCGTTTTTAGCCTATTATCGTAAAGAATATTATGCACCAGATTTATCCATCAATGATTTATGGCTCATATTCAATTGGGATGAAAAATGGtgtcaattgaatgaaagaaaaagaaatctattgaaattattggaaaatatgaaagattatcaattatcattgatgatgaaaaatactGAAGACGATCAACCATTACCGGATGATTTTCGTCGCATAACCGATAAAGATTTGCAACGTGCAAAATCAATACAATCATTTGAAGAATTTAATGATTGTTATatccaatttcaattgtattATAGTCATGAATTAACTGatatgaaaaagtttttattacaacaaaaacgttCAGCACGTGAACGTAAACGTTTACAACGGGCCCAAGaacgtcaacaacaacaacaacaacaacaacgtaatacagaaaatggtgaaagtgtgaataatgaaaataatgacatGAATAATGCAACCACTGAAGAATTGagtgatgaagatgaaaaagtGGAAGAATTGATGCTTGCTGAACGTATGACTTTTATGCgtttatcaatgaaaaaagattcgTATTCATTTTGTCGTGATTCCGGTGCTGGACGAATGGCATCCAGATTTGGCCTAACACCAGAACAATTTGGTGAACATATATCCGAAGGTTATCATAAACATGAAATCGAACAACATCCAGTGGATCCATTAGAAGCAGCACAAGAACATATTAGCAAACGTTTTGATACGGCCGATAAAGTTTTACAAGCAGCCACATTTATGGTCGGCAAACAATTGTCCTGTGATCCATTAGTTCGTAAAACTGTACGGCAAATGTTTTATGAACGTGCTACGATCACAGTGAGACCGacgaaaaaaggaaaaaaagaaattgacgAATCACATTCATGTTATGCATTGAAATATCTACGAAATAAGCCAATTTCAAGTTTTGCTGGTGATCAATTTCTTCAATTATATGCCGCTAAAAATGATGGTCTTGTTGACATGATCATCACGTTGGATGATAATACGCAAAAACATTCATCGTCAATGTCCACTGCATCAACCAGTATGATGGCGAATGATTTGGCAACGAATAAACAAGCATTTTCACAGTATTTAGAAGAGATTAAATATCTTTATCAGAGG gaTGAATTCAGTAAAAATGTACAAGATTGGAATGATCAACGTTCGAAAGCATTGGATATAGCTTTGAATCGTTTTTTATATCCATTTTTACTCAAAGAATTGACAACGAAAATTTTGTCTGAAGCACAACATACAATCATACAG cATTGTGCCGATAAATTAGCATCATATCTTGCCATTGGTCCATATGTTCCAGCTTTCATACAGGAAGATAAGGATCATGATGAAagttatgataatgatttcgATACACGTAACGGTATCCGAATAATGGGTTTTGCACACGTGCCAAACAACGAAGAAGCTAGCTTTTGTGCATtgattgatggtgatggtgaagTCACTGATTACATAAAACTTGAACATTTTATGCTAAAACGTGTCGAAGGTGGTTCCTTTAGTTACAAGGATCGTGAAAAACTTCAAAA TTTTATTGTATCGAAAAAACCACATGTAATCGCATTGGGCACCGATACGATTGTCACAAAAGATGTTATGGATGATcttattcaaatgattcgCCATCTGCATGATACTAAACATTTTCCACTCATACCCATCGAATATGTTGATTCTGAATTATCCATAGTTTATATGAATACTAAACGTGCGAACGCTGATTTTCCTACTTATCCATTGAAACTGCGGCAAGCCATTTCATTAGCACGGCGATTACAAGATCCATTACTGGAATTTGCTCAATTATGTTCGGCTGATGAAGAAATTCTTTGCTTGAAGTTACATCCACTTCAGGATAGTGTACCACGTGAAACATTACTCAATGCACTTTTTGCAGAATTTGTAAATCGTGTCAACGAAGTCGGTGTTGATATTAACAAATGTATAATACATCcttatacatcatcattgatacaGTTTATCGGTGGTCTTGGTCCACGTAAAGGTGCATATCTACTAcgaacattgaaaaaacagCAAACACAATTGCTGGAGAATCGATCTCAACTCATACAGAACTGTAACATTggtaaaattgttttcatcaattgtgccggtttcatcaaaatcgataCAAATGCATTTGCCGATTCGGGTACCGATACTTATATTGAAGTTTTGGATAGTACACGTGTTCATCCAGAAGCATATGAATGGGCTAGAAAAATGGCCGTCGATGCACTAGATTATGACgaagataatgatcataatccTGCACAAGCATTGGAAGAGATTATTGAAAATCCGGAAAAACTTCGTGATTTGGATCTGGATGAATTCGCCAAAGAActtcatcgacaacaatttggtcttaaaaaacaaacattgtaTGACATTCGAACGGAATTAACTGATCGTTACCAGGATAAACGGAAACCGTATCGACCACCAAATGATGAGGAAATATTTCAACTTTTGACTGGAGAAAATCTCACTACATTCCATACTGGACGATTAGTGCAAGTTCGTGTTGCAGGAATTGTACGACGAAAACCTAAAACTGAACAGGTTGATCAAGCACAGCCAATTCGTATGGAAACCGGACTTTGGAAATGTCCATTCTGTCTAAAAGACGATTTTAATGAATTGGGTGAAGTATGGAATCATTTTGATACGAATCAATGTCCTGGACAAGCATTTGGTGTTCGTGCACGACTAGACAATGGCCTTACCGGTATTATACCGTTGAAATTTCTTTCGGATAAAGAGGTATCGGATCCACAAACAAGAGTTAAAATGGGCATGACAATCAATTGTCGAATATTGAAAGTGATAATCGAAAGGTTTTCACTCGAATTAACTTGCCGTACatctgatttgattgatgcaaataatcgatttaaaCCAGCCAAAGATAATTActatgattttgattctgaAGATCGTGATATACGATCAGAAGAGGATAGTAAAAAACGTAAAAATCGACAGAGAACATTTATGAAACGAATCATTGTACATCCATCGTTTCATAatattgatttcaaaaaatccGAACAAATACTGGCCGAATCACCACAAGGTGAAGCTGTCATACGACCATCATCGAAAGGCAATGATCATTTAACATTGTCATGGAAAGTACATGATGGTATACATCAGAATATTTCCATCCGTGAAGAAGGAAAAACTAATGCCTTTTCATTGGGACGACAActattcattgataatgaatcattcGAAGATTTAGATGAAATCATTGCCCGTTATGTACAACCGATGGCTGGTTTTGCACGtgatttgataaattttaaatacTTTCGTGATCTTAATGGTGATCGTCATGCAGCTGAAAAAGtgttgaatgaagaaaaacaaaaggcGCCATCACGTATACCGTATATTGTATCTGCATCAAAAG aaTTTCCTGGAAAATTTCTATTATCTTATCAACCGAATCAAAAAGCTTTCCATGAATTTATAACGGCTACACCGGATGGATTTAAGTATCGTAATAATATGTTTAAATCGATAAATACATTGTTTAAATGGTTTAAAGATCATTATAAAGATCATTCAACATTTACTCGGACACCTGGACCACAAACACCAATTATTAATGCTAGTCCATATATTTCACAACGTACACCACAAGCTACAACATCACCATATGTTAGCGGTAgtaatatatcatcatcgaataaacCGGGATTTGTTCCAACACCCAATATCAATCCACAAGCTATACAACGGGCAGCCCAATCAATGCCCAATCATCTGTTTAATACACTATCACAAGTGACGggacaaacatcatcatttaatggaAATTTTGCACCCACATCGAATGTTCAATTAGCAGCCAGTGGTAATTTCAATGTAGCTCAAAGAAATAATGTGTTTCCTGCTACAGCAGCCGCTGGTGGTAGTCTTCCTTATTCCGCCGGCCAAACTAACATgatgccaccaccaccaccacttcCACCAGTACCTAATACAATACCGGTACAAAATAATCGTCCAGGTTCACGTGGTGGTAATCAATGGTCTGATCTTCTGAAACAACCATCAACAACGGATTGGCATTCGAAtcgtaataatcatcatcataataatcgaacAATGCCACCGCCACTACAACCATCactattaccatcatcatcatcaacgtcattacaacaatcatcaatgatgatttcaccatcatcaaacaatataataccattgatgaataaaccACGAACACCGGGCTATTCAACACCAGGTGCATCATCACAGATGTCCATTAGTCCAATGCAAGAAGATACGACTGCAACACCAAATATAATCAAAGGTGGTGATCAAACACCATTAGTAGATGAATGGAAttga